From a single Diachasmimorpha longicaudata isolate KC_UGA_2023 chromosome 13, iyDiaLong2, whole genome shotgun sequence genomic region:
- the LOC135168562 gene encoding rho GTPase-activating protein 100F isoform X3, which translates to MQWRKHVRIKYGGRVGVGQGQTEQGQLQVRVVQLQGERGGRLSYVCHQTQRHTDSPTIMLCCGRRKEGRGEVIDISASPGRQAPANQLRPKEPPPMVIQGDFRKVSGISTEIFKQIETIENDHDASTAAALEAVERHGEMVVRVIELRQMGIQVMEAAKKFLALQASKDPVHFVEIMKRPGQTLGLYIREGNGVDRNDGVFISRIALDSAVYSSGCLKVGDEILGVNLVDVTHRSLDDVVILMSLPRRLLLSTRHGSHQPVSHSRQTEHKAPPVVVIKRELNDDESDHATGNHIRDSNRRRGDGREMLPSRSRLGLTGLGSSQDLGSSNGDLYYNSRPEVGWSYQPPPPPVITNQPKPSSTQHFQPYERGYPKTLESLAEKVHSFYTGPVMPTNGSRRMSAGTGMQSVGTRLTGQSQGYGYSQHTSSGRIIPRSGSDQHLPRVDYTSITTPARHTLLRSSLKTGSSALRYSGRYGAQTDNPSATQRSQSQFGTLTRRHRPSLDYASDTEATCSSSPRSAYYYYRQNMRDPPPSSAVSHLATLSRTQIGQSSTGLRTNSLPRSGRALPQQPGLRTGLSTVASGLIDQEDSDGALSAPELPSIRRDRGRIPSSPSVFTSDEYRAWLSRTPSTSALYEQIRATTNRPPRYTYSAENIHAAVNQADYGNYGGYRPLSSTLDRLSTRSASAQQVNLANLRASTAISSTGHRPVPGPRPASVASSARSALASQKSSLSVATSQRASSMRRIRNLLELEQTRNIPTPTPTRTQDQRLLDINPAEFLKYKIEKPPNVGTPSSTSSLLSSLGETAGSDFSNGVSGLLWVHLLAGRGLRSTTSSSAATTPSTPSGQPSLGSCGSRDLYCVLECDRVHKARTVVRTGDLMFDWDETFELDLVGNRQLDLLVYSWDPQHRHKLCYKGSVHLATLLKESPVHQLALKVEPRGTIYLRLRYTGAHQTFKRRGLPVISLATRVAPLFGVDLDTVVSRESKTGGVPGGVSTALAMAGAQNVPIIVWRCVEEVERRGLDIIGLYRLCGSATKKRILREAFERNARSVDLSPDNVPDINVITGVLKDYLRELPEPLFTKCLYQMMVDALAVCLPDDPQGNAKLMFSILDCLPKVNRCTLIYLLDHLALVISQCNKMSPANLAICFGPVLMLHAEDTSPPLDFQQPIAVLKYLLEIWPVKSVRKISSIGSTITRVSQVGLANHQLQQSHQSSPQSAHQLPPSHQATLPRAGLLWQQQPSHHHQPPPSTITEDPNPFGITIRPSPPVKPRQVIVSSPGSPSSEESASPEPINNVTRNGISSFENSGDVTTLSVTIPITTSTSTMATPTTIEQITPTSSIDTEEGNTRQLDEGERGMEADVEGSDDDLISKKNKS; encoded by the exons GAGGGTCGAGGAGAAGTAATAGACATAAGTGCAAGTCCTGGACGTCAAGCGCCTGCCAACCAGTTGCGTCCAAAGGAACCCCCTCCCATGGTCATCCAAGGGGATTTCAGAAAA GTAAGTGGGATAAGTACAGAGATCTTCAAGCAGATCGAAACTATAGAGAACGACCATGACGCCTCGACGGCCGCTGCCCTCGAAGCCGTTGAGAGACATGGTGAAATGGTAGTACGTGTCATTGAGCTCCGACAAATGGGTATACAAGTAATGGAGGCTGCCAAAAAATTTCTGGCACTGCAG GCTTCCAAGGATCCAGTTCACTTTGTCGAAATCATGAAGCGCCCTGGTCAAACATTGGGTTTATACATTCGAGAAGGAAATGGCGTTGATCGCAATGACGGAGTATTCATATCAAGAATAGCACTGGACTCAGCAGTATATAGCAGTGGCTGTCTCAAG GTAGGAGATGAAATTTTAGGAGTAAATCTTGTTGACGTGACGCACAGGAGTTTGGATGATGTTGTTATTTTAATGTCATTACCGAGGCGATTACTTTTGTCTACACGACATGGCTCTCATCAGCCGGTATCACACAGTCGACAAACAGAGCACAAAGCCCCACCAGTTGTTGTTATCAAACGTGAACTTAATGATGATGAAAGTGATCACGCAACGGGTAATCATATAAG gGATAGTAATAGACGGAGAGGTGATGGCAGAGAAATGCTTCCATCTCGCTCCCGACTTGGTCTTACGGGTTTAGGCTCAAGCCAAGATCTCGGCTCAAGTAATGGCGACCTCTACTACAACTCAAGACCGGAAGTTGGATGGTCATACCAGCCTCCACCTCCGCCCGTCATCACTAATCAGCCAAAACCCTCGTCTACCCAACACTTTCAACCATACGAACGTGGATATCCAAAAACATTGGAGAGTTTGGCTGAGAAA GTTCACTCATTCTACACGGGTCCCGTCATGCCAACAAATGGTAGCCGCCGGATGTCTGCAGGTACTGGAATGCAATCAGTTGGAACACGTCTCACAGGACAGTCGCAAGGCTATGGCTATTCTCAGCACACATCAAGTGGAAGAATTATACCACGAAGTGGATCAGATCAGCATTTACCAAGGGTAGATTATACGAGCATTACAACTCCGGCGCGACACACACTTCTCCGATCGAGTTTAAAAACAG GTTCTTCAGCATTGAGATACAGTGGTAGATACGGTGCACAAACAGACAATCCATCAGCAACTCAGAGAAGTCAAAGTCAATTTGGCACTCTCACAAGACGACATCGTCCATCGCTTGACTACGCTTCGGACACTGAAGCAACATGTTCAAGTTCCCCAAGGTCGGCCTACTATTACTACCGGCAGAATATGAGAGACCCACCACCCAGTAGTGCAGTCTCACACCTGGCCACACTCTCACGAACGCAAATTGGTCAGAGTTCAACTG GTCTCAGGACAAATTCACTTCCGAGAAGTGGTAGGGCATTGCCGCAACAGCCCGGTCTTCGAACTGGTCTTAGTACTGTTGCGTCGGGCCTTATTGATCAAGAGGACAGCGATGGCGCATTATCAGCACCTGAATTACCTTCTATAAGAAGGGACAGAG GAAGAATACCTTCTTCACCGAGTGTATTTACTTCTGACGAATATCGGGCGTGGCTGAGTCGCACTCCAAGCACCAGTGCGCTTTACGAGCAGATAAGGGCAACGACTAATAGACCACCGAGATACACGTACAGTGCTGAAAATATTCATGCAGCTGTCAATCAA GCGGATTATGGCAATTATGGTGGTTACCGACCTTTGTCAAGTACTCTTGATCGCCTATCAACAAGATCAGCATCAGCCCAACAGGTTAATCTTGCTAATTTGCGTGCTTCCACGGCAATAAGCTCAACGGGTCATCGGCCAGTCCCTGGGCCGAGGCCAGCATCAGTTGCTTCCAGTGCTAGATCAGCATTAGCTAGTCAAAAATCATCACTAAGCGTTGCAACCAGTCAGCGTGCTAGTTCAATGAGGAGAATCCGAAATTTATTAGAGTTGGAGCAGACTAGAAATATACCCACACCAACGCCAACGAGAACTCAAGATCAAAGACTGCTAGATATTAATCCTGCAG agTTCCTCAAATATAAAATAGAGAAACCACCAAATGTTGGGACACCAAGCTCAACGAGTTCCTTATTGAGTTCTCTTGGTGAAACTGCTGGTAGCGATTTTTCAAATGGTGTTAGTGGTTTACTCTGGGTCCATTTACTCGCTGGTCGTGGATTACGTTCTACTACGTCATCCTCGGCGGCCACAACGCCCTCCACACCATCTGGCCAGCCTAGTTTAG GTAGTTGCGGTTCAAGAGATTTATATTGCGTGCTCGAGTGTGACCGAGTCCACAAAGCACGAACGGTGGTGCGCACTGGTGACCTAATGTTCGATTGGGATGAGACATTCGAACTTGATTTAGTAGGGAATCGTCAACTTGATTTACTTGTTTATTCTTGGGATCCACAGCATCGACACAAACTATGTTATAAAGGTTCGGTCCACCTTGCAACGCTTCTTAAAGAGTCTCCAGTTCACCAATTGGCACTCAAAGTTGAACCACGTGGTACCATTTATCTCAGACTTCGATACACCGGTGCTCATCAGACGTTCAAACGACGGGGATTACCCGTTATTTCTTTAGCCACGAGAGTTGCACCACTTTTTGGTGTTGACCTCGATACAGTG GTAAGTCGAGAAAGTAAGACTGGTGGAGTTCCTGGAGGTGTTTCTACAGCATTGGCGATGGCTGGGGCACAGAATGTTCCAATAATTGTGTGGAGATGTGTAGAAGAAGTGGAGAGAAGAGGCTTGGACATAATTG gcTTATATAGACTCTGTGGATCGGCGACGAAAAAACGAATTCTCCGGGAAGCATTTGAACGCAATGCAAGATCTGTCGACCTTTCACCTGATAATGTCCCAGATATTAATGTCATAACTGGGGTATTGAAGGATTATTTACGAGAATTACCAGAACCGCTTTTCACAAAGTGCCTCTACCAAATGATGGTTGACGCATTGGCAGTTTGTCTGCCGGACGATCCTCAAGGAAATGCAAAACTGATGTTTAGTATTCTTGATTGTTTACCTAAAGTTAATAGG TGTACACTCATCTATCTATTAGATCACCTTGCCCTCGTCATCTCTCAATGCAATAAAATGTCACCAGCAAACTTAGCCATTTGTTTTGGACCAGTCCTAATGCTACATGCTGAAGATACGAGCCCCCCTCTTGATTTCCAACAGCCCATAGCTGTTCTTAAAtatctattggaaatatggCCGGTAAAGTCAG TTCGGAAGATTTCTTCAATCGGTTCAACAATTACTCGAGTTTCGCAAGTAGGACTGGCCAATCATCAACTTCAACAATCTCATCAATCATCCCCTCAGTCAGCTCATCAATTGCCACCATCTCATCAAGCCACATTGCCGCGAGCCGGGCTGCTCTGGCAGCAGCAACCCTCACATCATCATCAACCCCCTCCGTCAACCATAACCGAAGACCCCAACCCATTCGGTATCACCATTCGTCCATCACCTCCGGTCAAGCCGCGTCAG GTGATAGTATCATCCCCAGGCTCACCTAGCAGCGAGGAGTCTGCTTCACCTGAGCCTATAAATAACGTTACTCGAAATGGTATTAGTAGTTTTGAAAATAGCGGTGATGTAACAACATTATCCGTGACAATACCAATAACGACATCAACATCAACAATGGCAACCCCTACGACAATTGAACAGATAACACCAACAAGCAGTATTGATACTGAAGAAGGTAATACAAGACAATTAGACGAAGGTGAAAGAGGAATGGAAGCTGATGTCGAAGGCAGTGACGATGACcttatttctaaaaaaaataaatcataa
- the LOC135168562 gene encoding rho GTPase-activating protein 100F isoform X4, whose translation MCERSTLGCFFPRKEGRGEVIDISASPGRQAPANQLRPKEPPPMVIQGDFRKVSGISTEIFKQIETIENDHDASTAAALEAVERHGEMVVRVIELRQMGIQVMEAAKKFLALQASKDPVHFVEIMKRPGQTLGLYIREGNGVDRNDGVFISRIALDSAVYSSGCLKVGDEILGVNLVDVTHRSLDDVVILMSLPRRLLLSTRHGSHQPVSHSRQTEHKAPPVVVIKRELNDDESDHATGNHIRDSNRRRGDGREMLPSRSRLGLTGLGSSQDLGSSNGDLYYNSRPEVGWSYQPPPPPVITNQPKPSSTQHFQPYERGYPKTLESLAEKVHSFYTGPVMPTNGSRRMSAGTGMQSVGTRLTGQSQGYGYSQHTSSGRIIPRSGSDQHLPRVDYTSITTPARHTLLRSSLKTGSSALRYSGRYGAQTDNPSATQRSQSQFGTLTRRHRPSLDYASDTEATCSSSPRSAYYYYRQNMRDPPPSSAVSHLATLSRTQIGQSSTGLRTNSLPRSGRALPQQPGLRTGLSTVASGLIDQEDSDGALSAPELPSIRRDRGRIPSSPSVFTSDEYRAWLSRTPSTSALYEQIRATTNRPPRYTYSAENIHAAVNQADYGNYGGYRPLSSTLDRLSTRSASAQQVNLANLRASTAISSTGHRPVPGPRPASVASSARSALASQKSSLSVATSQRASSMRRIRNLLELEQTRNIPTPTPTRTQDQRLLDINPAGESLQLGEFLKYKIEKPPNVGTPSSTSSLLSSLGETAGSDFSNGVSGLLWVHLLAGRGLRSTTSSSAATTPSTPSGQPSLGSCGSRDLYCVLECDRVHKARTVVRTGDLMFDWDETFELDLVGNRQLDLLVYSWDPQHRHKLCYKGSVHLATLLKESPVHQLALKVEPRGTIYLRLRYTGAHQTFKRRGLPVISLATRVAPLFGVDLDTVVSRESKTGGVPGGVSTALAMAGAQNVPIIVWRCVEEVERRGLDIIGLYRLCGSATKKRILREAFERNARSVDLSPDNVPDINVITGVLKDYLRELPEPLFTKCLYQMMVDALAVCLPDDPQGNAKLMFSILDCLPKVNRCTLIYLLDHLALVISQCNKMSPANLAICFGPVLMLHAEDTSPPLDFQQPIAVLKYLLEIWPVKSVRKISSIGSTITRVSQVGLANHQLQQSHQSSPQSAHQLPPSHQATLPRAGLLWQQQPSHHHQPPPSTITEDPNPFGITIRPSPPVKPRQVIVSSPGSPSSEESASPEPINNVTRNGISSFENSGDVTTLSVTIPITTSTSTMATPTTIEQITPTSSIDTEEGNTRQLDEGERGMEADVEGSDDDLISKKNKS comes from the exons ATGTGCGAACGGAGTACATTGGGTTGCTTCTTCCCTCGAAAg GAGGGTCGAGGAGAAGTAATAGACATAAGTGCAAGTCCTGGACGTCAAGCGCCTGCCAACCAGTTGCGTCCAAAGGAACCCCCTCCCATGGTCATCCAAGGGGATTTCAGAAAA GTAAGTGGGATAAGTACAGAGATCTTCAAGCAGATCGAAACTATAGAGAACGACCATGACGCCTCGACGGCCGCTGCCCTCGAAGCCGTTGAGAGACATGGTGAAATGGTAGTACGTGTCATTGAGCTCCGACAAATGGGTATACAAGTAATGGAGGCTGCCAAAAAATTTCTGGCACTGCAG GCTTCCAAGGATCCAGTTCACTTTGTCGAAATCATGAAGCGCCCTGGTCAAACATTGGGTTTATACATTCGAGAAGGAAATGGCGTTGATCGCAATGACGGAGTATTCATATCAAGAATAGCACTGGACTCAGCAGTATATAGCAGTGGCTGTCTCAAG GTAGGAGATGAAATTTTAGGAGTAAATCTTGTTGACGTGACGCACAGGAGTTTGGATGATGTTGTTATTTTAATGTCATTACCGAGGCGATTACTTTTGTCTACACGACATGGCTCTCATCAGCCGGTATCACACAGTCGACAAACAGAGCACAAAGCCCCACCAGTTGTTGTTATCAAACGTGAACTTAATGATGATGAAAGTGATCACGCAACGGGTAATCATATAAG gGATAGTAATAGACGGAGAGGTGATGGCAGAGAAATGCTTCCATCTCGCTCCCGACTTGGTCTTACGGGTTTAGGCTCAAGCCAAGATCTCGGCTCAAGTAATGGCGACCTCTACTACAACTCAAGACCGGAAGTTGGATGGTCATACCAGCCTCCACCTCCGCCCGTCATCACTAATCAGCCAAAACCCTCGTCTACCCAACACTTTCAACCATACGAACGTGGATATCCAAAAACATTGGAGAGTTTGGCTGAGAAA GTTCACTCATTCTACACGGGTCCCGTCATGCCAACAAATGGTAGCCGCCGGATGTCTGCAGGTACTGGAATGCAATCAGTTGGAACACGTCTCACAGGACAGTCGCAAGGCTATGGCTATTCTCAGCACACATCAAGTGGAAGAATTATACCACGAAGTGGATCAGATCAGCATTTACCAAGGGTAGATTATACGAGCATTACAACTCCGGCGCGACACACACTTCTCCGATCGAGTTTAAAAACAG GTTCTTCAGCATTGAGATACAGTGGTAGATACGGTGCACAAACAGACAATCCATCAGCAACTCAGAGAAGTCAAAGTCAATTTGGCACTCTCACAAGACGACATCGTCCATCGCTTGACTACGCTTCGGACACTGAAGCAACATGTTCAAGTTCCCCAAGGTCGGCCTACTATTACTACCGGCAGAATATGAGAGACCCACCACCCAGTAGTGCAGTCTCACACCTGGCCACACTCTCACGAACGCAAATTGGTCAGAGTTCAACTG GTCTCAGGACAAATTCACTTCCGAGAAGTGGTAGGGCATTGCCGCAACAGCCCGGTCTTCGAACTGGTCTTAGTACTGTTGCGTCGGGCCTTATTGATCAAGAGGACAGCGATGGCGCATTATCAGCACCTGAATTACCTTCTATAAGAAGGGACAGAG GAAGAATACCTTCTTCACCGAGTGTATTTACTTCTGACGAATATCGGGCGTGGCTGAGTCGCACTCCAAGCACCAGTGCGCTTTACGAGCAGATAAGGGCAACGACTAATAGACCACCGAGATACACGTACAGTGCTGAAAATATTCATGCAGCTGTCAATCAA GCGGATTATGGCAATTATGGTGGTTACCGACCTTTGTCAAGTACTCTTGATCGCCTATCAACAAGATCAGCATCAGCCCAACAGGTTAATCTTGCTAATTTGCGTGCTTCCACGGCAATAAGCTCAACGGGTCATCGGCCAGTCCCTGGGCCGAGGCCAGCATCAGTTGCTTCCAGTGCTAGATCAGCATTAGCTAGTCAAAAATCATCACTAAGCGTTGCAACCAGTCAGCGTGCTAGTTCAATGAGGAGAATCCGAAATTTATTAGAGTTGGAGCAGACTAGAAATATACCCACACCAACGCCAACGAGAACTCAAGATCAAAGACTGCTAGATATTAATCCTGCAGGTGAATCTCTTCAGCTCGGTG agTTCCTCAAATATAAAATAGAGAAACCACCAAATGTTGGGACACCAAGCTCAACGAGTTCCTTATTGAGTTCTCTTGGTGAAACTGCTGGTAGCGATTTTTCAAATGGTGTTAGTGGTTTACTCTGGGTCCATTTACTCGCTGGTCGTGGATTACGTTCTACTACGTCATCCTCGGCGGCCACAACGCCCTCCACACCATCTGGCCAGCCTAGTTTAG GTAGTTGCGGTTCAAGAGATTTATATTGCGTGCTCGAGTGTGACCGAGTCCACAAAGCACGAACGGTGGTGCGCACTGGTGACCTAATGTTCGATTGGGATGAGACATTCGAACTTGATTTAGTAGGGAATCGTCAACTTGATTTACTTGTTTATTCTTGGGATCCACAGCATCGACACAAACTATGTTATAAAGGTTCGGTCCACCTTGCAACGCTTCTTAAAGAGTCTCCAGTTCACCAATTGGCACTCAAAGTTGAACCACGTGGTACCATTTATCTCAGACTTCGATACACCGGTGCTCATCAGACGTTCAAACGACGGGGATTACCCGTTATTTCTTTAGCCACGAGAGTTGCACCACTTTTTGGTGTTGACCTCGATACAGTG GTAAGTCGAGAAAGTAAGACTGGTGGAGTTCCTGGAGGTGTTTCTACAGCATTGGCGATGGCTGGGGCACAGAATGTTCCAATAATTGTGTGGAGATGTGTAGAAGAAGTGGAGAGAAGAGGCTTGGACATAATTG gcTTATATAGACTCTGTGGATCGGCGACGAAAAAACGAATTCTCCGGGAAGCATTTGAACGCAATGCAAGATCTGTCGACCTTTCACCTGATAATGTCCCAGATATTAATGTCATAACTGGGGTATTGAAGGATTATTTACGAGAATTACCAGAACCGCTTTTCACAAAGTGCCTCTACCAAATGATGGTTGACGCATTGGCAGTTTGTCTGCCGGACGATCCTCAAGGAAATGCAAAACTGATGTTTAGTATTCTTGATTGTTTACCTAAAGTTAATAGG TGTACACTCATCTATCTATTAGATCACCTTGCCCTCGTCATCTCTCAATGCAATAAAATGTCACCAGCAAACTTAGCCATTTGTTTTGGACCAGTCCTAATGCTACATGCTGAAGATACGAGCCCCCCTCTTGATTTCCAACAGCCCATAGCTGTTCTTAAAtatctattggaaatatggCCGGTAAAGTCAG TTCGGAAGATTTCTTCAATCGGTTCAACAATTACTCGAGTTTCGCAAGTAGGACTGGCCAATCATCAACTTCAACAATCTCATCAATCATCCCCTCAGTCAGCTCATCAATTGCCACCATCTCATCAAGCCACATTGCCGCGAGCCGGGCTGCTCTGGCAGCAGCAACCCTCACATCATCATCAACCCCCTCCGTCAACCATAACCGAAGACCCCAACCCATTCGGTATCACCATTCGTCCATCACCTCCGGTCAAGCCGCGTCAG GTGATAGTATCATCCCCAGGCTCACCTAGCAGCGAGGAGTCTGCTTCACCTGAGCCTATAAATAACGTTACTCGAAATGGTATTAGTAGTTTTGAAAATAGCGGTGATGTAACAACATTATCCGTGACAATACCAATAACGACATCAACATCAACAATGGCAACCCCTACGACAATTGAACAGATAACACCAACAAGCAGTATTGATACTGAAGAAGGTAATACAAGACAATTAGACGAAGGTGAAAGAGGAATGGAAGCTGATGTCGAAGGCAGTGACGATGACcttatttctaaaaaaaataaatcataa